In Populus trichocarpa isolate Nisqually-1 chromosome 16, P.trichocarpa_v4.1, whole genome shotgun sequence, a genomic segment contains:
- the LOC7460396 gene encoding ferritin, chloroplastic isoform X1: MASTFSRSVSAFSLATKQGDAASGGHGISSLPLFSRKKRNTSLVVSSASGTLTGLVFQPFEEVKREDFLVPISSQVSLARQFYVDECEAAINEQINVEYSASYVYHAMFAYFDRDNIALKGLAKFFKESSEEEREHAEKLMKYQNIRGGKVVLHSILTPVSEFEHVEKGDALYAMELALSLEKLTNEKLLSLHKVADENNDPQMQDFIESEFLEEQVESIKKIAEYVTQLRMVGKGHGVWHFDQTLLHEV; encoded by the exons ATGGCTTCAACTTTTTCGAGAAGTGTTTCTGCCTTTTCTCTTGCAACAAAGCAAGGGGACGCTGCTAGTGGTGGGCATGGCATTTCTTCCTTGCCTTTGTTTTccagaaagaaaaggaacactAGTCTTGTAGTTTCTTCTGCCAGTGGTACTCTTACTGGTCTAGTGTTCCAGCCATTTGAAGAGGTGAAGAGAGAGGACTTTCTTGTTCCTATTTCTAGTCAG GTTTCTCTTGCTCGTCAGTTCTATGTGGATGAGTGTGAAGCTGCCATTAACGAGCAGATCAA TGTGGAGTATTCTGCTTCCTACGTGTACCATGCCATGTTTGCCTATTTTGACAGGGATAACATTGCTCTCAAAGGCCTAGCCAA ATTCTTCAAGGAATCaagtgaagaagaaagagaacatGCTGAGAAGCTCATGAAGTATCAG AATATACGAGGAGGGAAAGTGGTGCTTCACTCTATACTGACACCCGTTTCTGAATTTGAGCATGTTGAGAAAGGAGATGCACTATATG CTATGGAACTGGCATTGTCATTGGAGAAGTTGACAAATGAGAAACTACTGAGCCTGCACAAG GTGGCAGATGAGAACAATGATCCACAAATGCAAGATTTCATCGAAAGCGAGTTTTTGGAAGAGCAG GTTGAATCCATTAAGAAGATAGCAGAATATGTCACTCAATTGCGGATGGTTGGAAAAGGCCATG GAGTATGGCACTTTGATCAGACGCTCCTCCATGAGGTGTGA
- the LOC7460396 gene encoding ferritin, chloroplastic isoform X2 — protein sequence MASTFSRSVSAFSLATKQGDAASGGHGISSLPLFSRKKRNTSLVVSSASGTLTGLVFQPFEEVKREDFLVPISSQVSLSRQFYVDECEAAINEQINVEYSASYVYHAMFAYFDRDNIALKGLAKFFKESSEEEREHAEKLMKYQNIRGGKVVLHSILTPVSEFEHVEKGDALYAMELALSLEKLTNEKLLSLHKVADENNDPQMQDFIESEFLEEQVESIKKIAEYVTQLRMVGKGHGVWHFDQTLLHEV from the exons ATGGCTTCAACTTTTTCGAGAAGTGTTTCTGCCTTTTCTCTTGCAACAAAGCAAGGGGACGCTGCTAGTGGTGGGCATGGCATTTCTTCCTTGCCTTTGTTTTccagaaagaaaaggaacactAGTCTTGTAGTTTCTTCTGCCAGTGGTACTCTTACTGGTCTAGTGTTCCAGCCATTTGAAGAGGTGAAGAGAGAGGACTTTCTTGTTCCTATTTCTAGTCAGGTTTCTCTTTCTCGTCAGTTCTATGTGGATGAGTGTGAAGCTGCCATTAACGAGCAGATCAA TGTGGAGTATTCTGCTTCCTACGTGTACCATGCCATGTTTGCCTATTTTGACAGGGATAACATTGCTCTCAAAGGCCTAGCCAA ATTCTTCAAGGAATCaagtgaagaagaaagagaacatGCTGAGAAGCTCATGAAGTATCAG AATATACGAGGAGGGAAAGTGGTGCTTCACTCTATACTGACACCCGTTTCTGAATTTGAGCATGTTGAGAAAGGAGATGCACTATATG CTATGGAACTGGCATTGTCATTGGAGAAGTTGACAAATGAGAAACTACTGAGCCTGCACAAG GTGGCAGATGAGAACAATGATCCACAAATGCAAGATTTCATCGAAAGCGAGTTTTTGGAAGAGCAG GTTGAATCCATTAAGAAGATAGCAGAATATGTCACTCAATTGCGGATGGTTGGAAAAGGCCATG GAGTATGGCACTTTGATCAGACGCTCCTCCATGAGGTGTGA
- the LOC7460396 gene encoding ferritin, chloroplastic isoform X3, producing the protein MASTFSRSVSAFSLATKQGDAASGGHGISSLPLFSRKKRNTSLVVSSASGTLTGLVFQPFEEVKREDFLVPISSQVSLSRQFYVDECEAAINEQINVEYSASYVYHALFAYFDRDNIALKGLSKFFKESSEEEREHAEKFMKYQNIRGGKVVLHSILKPVSEFEHGDKGDALYAMELALSLEKLTNEKLLNLHKVADENNDPQLQDFIDSEFLKEQVESIKKIAEYVTQLRMVGKGHGVWHFDQTLLHEV; encoded by the exons ATGGCTTCAACTTTTTCGAGAAGTGTTTCTGCCTTTTCTCTTGCAACAAAGCAAGGGGACGCTGCTAGTGGTGGGCATGGCATTTCTTCCTTGCCTTTGTTTTccagaaagaaaaggaacactAGTCTTGTAGTTTCTTCTGCCAGTGGTACTCTTACTGGTCTAGTGTTCCAGCCATTTGAAGAGGTGAAGAGAGAGGACTTTCTTGTTCCTATTTCTAGTCAGGTTTCTCTTTCTCGTCAGTTCTATGTGGATGAGTGTGAAGCTGCCATTAACGAGCAGATCAA TGTGGAGTATTCTGCTTCCTACGTGTACCATGCCTTGTTTGCCTATTTTGACAGGGATAACATTGCTCTCAAAGGCCTATCCAA ATTCTTCAAGGAATCaagtgaagaagaaagagaacatGCTGAGAAGTTCATGAAGTATCAG AATATACGAGGAGGGAAAGTAGTGCTCCACTCTATACTGAAACCCGTTTCTGAATTTGAGCATGGTGACAAAGGAGATGCATTATATG CTATGGAACTAGCATTGTCTTTGGAGAAGTTGACAAATGAAAAACTACTGAACTTGCACAAG GTGGCAGATGAGAACAATGATCCACAATTGCAAGATTTCATCGATAGCGAGTTTTTGAAAGAGCAG gTTGAATCCATTAAGAAGATAGCAGAATATGTCACTCAATTGCGGATGGTTGGAAAAGGCCATG GAGTATGGCACTTTGATCAGACGCTCCTCCATGAGGTGTGA
- the LOC7460396 gene encoding ferritin, chloroplastic isoform X4, translating to MASTFSRSVSAFSLATKQGDAASGGHGISSLPLFSRKKRNTSLVVSSASGTLTGLVFQPFEEVKREDFLVPISSQVSLSRQFYVDECEAAINEQINVEYSASYVYHALFAYFDRDNIALKGLSKFFKESSEEEREHAEKFMKYQNIRGGKVVLHSILKPVSEFEHGDKGDALYAMELALSLEKLTNEKLLNLHKVADENNDPQLQDFIDSEFLKEQVESIKKIAEYVTQLRMVGKGHGVWHFDQMLLHA from the exons ATGGCTTCAACTTTTTCGAGAAGTGTTTCTGCCTTTTCTCTTGCAACAAAGCAAGGGGACGCTGCTAGTGGTGGGCATGGCATTTCTTCCTTGCCTTTGTTTTccagaaagaaaaggaacactAGTCTTGTAGTTTCTTCTGCCAGTGGTACTCTTACTGGTCTAGTGTTCCAGCCATTTGAAGAGGTGAAGAGAGAGGACTTTCTTGTTCCTATTTCTAGTCAGGTTTCTCTTTCTCGTCAGTTCTATGTGGATGAGTGTGAAGCTGCCATTAACGAGCAGATCAA TGTGGAGTATTCTGCTTCCTACGTGTACCATGCCTTGTTTGCCTATTTTGACAGGGATAACATTGCTCTCAAAGGCCTATCCAA ATTCTTCAAGGAATCaagtgaagaagaaagagaacatGCTGAGAAGTTCATGAAGTATCAG AATATACGAGGAGGGAAAGTAGTGCTCCACTCTATACTGAAACCCGTTTCTGAATTTGAGCATGGTGACAAAGGAGATGCATTATATG CTATGGAACTAGCATTGTCTTTGGAGAAGTTGACAAATGAAAAACTACTGAACTTGCACAAG GTGGCAGATGAGAACAATGATCCACAATTGCAAGATTTCATCGATAGCGAGTTTTTGAAAGAGCAG gTTGAATCCATTAAGAAGATAGCAGAATATGTCACTCAATTGCGGATGGTTGGAAAAGGCCATG GAGTATGGCACTTTGATCAGATGCTCCTCCATGCATGA
- the LOC7488716 gene encoding peroxidase N1, translating to MSQKIVLMFLLLAMVGTTMVQGQGTRVGFYATTCRRAESIVRATVQSHFTSDSSIAPGLLRMHFHDCFVNGCDASILIDGANTEKTARPNLLLRGYDVIADAKTQLEAECPGVVSCADILALAARDSVVLTKGLTWPVPTGRRDGRVSLASDTSNLPGFTDSVDVQKQKFAAFGLNAQDLVTLVGGHTIGTTACQFFSYRLYNFTTTGNGADPSINPSFVSQLQTLCPQNGDGSRRIALDTGSQNRFDSSFFSNLRSGQGILESDQKLWTDATTRTFVQRFLGVRGLAGLTFGAEFGRSMVKMSNIGVKTGTNGEIRRVCSAIN from the exons ATGAgccaaaaaatagttttaatgtttCTTTTGCTGGCCATGGTTGGTACCACCATGGTGCAAGGCCAAGGCACTCGTGTTGGGTTTTATGCAACGACGTGCCGTAGGGCTGAATCCATTGTTCGGGCAACAGTCCAGTCTCATTTCACGTCTGATTCCTCTATTGCACCTGGGCTCCTCAGGATGCATTTCCATGATTGCTTTGTGAATGGTTGTGATGCTTCCATCCTCATTGATGGCGCTAATACTGAAAAAACTGCTAGGCCAAACCTTCTGTTGAGAGGATATGATGTCATTGCTGATGCCAAGACTCAGCTTGAAGCTGAGTGCCCTGGTGTTGTCTCATGTGCAGACATTCTAGCCCTTGCTGCTCGTGATTCTGTTGTTTTG ACAAAGGGACTCACTTGGCCAGTGCCCACAGGACGGAGAGACGGTAGGGTTTCATTGGCATCCGATACATCTAATTTGCCAGGTTTCACCGACTCTGTTGACGTGCAGAAACAGAAGTTTGCAGCATTTGGTCTCAACGCTCAAGATCTTGTTACCCTTGttg GAGGACACACCATAGGAACCACTGCTTGTCAATTCTTCAGTTACAGACTGTACAATTTCACTACAACAGGAAATGGCGCGGACCCATCCATCAACCCTTCATTCGTCTCTCAACTACAGACACTCTGTCCACAGAATGGTGATGGGTCAAGGCGTATTGCTCTAGACACTGGTAGCCAAAATCGTTTTGattcatctttcttttcaaatttgagAAGTGGTCAAGGAATACTTGaatctgatcaaaagttatggactgATGCAACCACAAGAACTTTTGTCCAGCGCTTCCTTGGTGTCAGAGGCCTGGCTGGGCTTACGTTTGGTGCGGAGTTTGGCAGGTCCATGGTCAAGATGAGTAACATCGGTGTGAAAACCGGCACTAATGGTGAAATTCGAAGAGTGTGTTCTGCTATAAATTGA
- the LOC7488717 gene encoding uncharacterized protein LOC7488717 — MAATTTTDASPKYRAPTDFHPEMPELSVSENPHDGLHFWQFMVAGSIAGSIEHMAMFPVDTLKTRMQAIVGSGSYPVQNVNVRQACKSIMKNEGAAGFYRGIGAMGLGAGPAHAVYFSVYELCKQYFSRGDPNNSVAHAVSGVCATVASDAVFTPMDVVKQRLQLKSSPYKGVVDCVRRVLVEEGIGAFYASYKTTVVMNAPFTAVHFATYEAAKRGLIEVSPDIADDERLVVHATAGAAAGALAAIVTTPLDVVKTQLQCQGVCGCDRFSSSSIGNVIKIIVKKDGYQGLMRGWIPRMLFHAPAAAICWSTYEASKDFFHRLNGNPDN; from the exons ATGgctgccaccaccaccaccgatGCCTCCCCGAAATACCGGGCCCCGACTGATTTCCACCCCGAGATGCCAGAACTCTCGGTTTCCGAAAATCCCCATGACGGTCTCCACTTTTGGCAGTTCATGGTTGCCGGGTCTATAGCTGGTTCCATTGAGCACATGGCTATGTTCCCTGTTGACACTCTGAAAACCCGCATGCAAGCCATTGTCGGTTCCGGGTCATACCCGGTTCAGAATGTTAACGTCCGGCAGGCTTGTAAGtcaattatgaaaaatgaaGGCGCTGCTGGGTTTTATAGAGGTATTGGTGCAATGGGACTTGGTGCAGGACCTGCTCATGCTGTTTACTTTTCAGTTTATGAGCTTTGCAAGCAGTATTTTTCTCGTGGGGATCCGAATAACTCTGTTGCTCATGCGGTTTCGGGTGTTTGTGCTACGGTGGCGAGTGATGCTGTTTTTACTCCGATGGATGTGGTGAAGCAGAGGTTGCAGTTGAAGAGTAGTCCGTATAAAGGAGTAGTGGATTGTGTGAGGAGGGTTCTTGTTGAAGAAGGGATTGGTGCGTTTTATGCTTCGTATAAGACTACTGTGGTTATGAATGCGCCTTTTACGGCGGTTCACTTTGCCACTTATGAGGCGGCGAAGAGGGGTTTGATTGAGGTTTCACCGGATATTGCAGATGATGAGAGGTTGGTTGTCCATGCTACTGCTGGTGCTGCTGCTGGTGCTTTAGCTGCTATTGTTACTACCCCTCTCGACGTTGTTAAAACGCAATTGCAGTGTCAG GGGGTCTGTGGCTGTGATAGATTTTCTAGTAGCTCAATTGGAAATGTTATTAAGATTATCGTGAAGAAGGACGGATACCAGGGGCTTATGAGGGGATGGATACCCAGGATGCTCTTCCATGCTCCGGCTGCTGCAATTTGCTGGTCTACCTATGAAGCATCAAAAGACTTCTTCCATCGACTCAATGGCAACCCGGATAACTAA